The following coding sequences are from one Schizosaccharomyces osmophilus chromosome 1, complete sequence window:
- the mot1 gene encoding TATA-binding protein-associated transcription initiation factor Mot1, translated as MTTRLDRLVVLLDNGSTSVVREAAAKQIADIQKAHPVELYNLLGRVVPYLKSKNWDTRVAAAKAIGGIAESVPVWNPNEEVVKTETKEEEDEVGNTISNSVTNQNEEQKSDTTVPSDEQAPKVKEEEVEQSSTAEDYTQQSKDTSGESDEKSKIVPGLQEFEEKRLSSRSHSFNNLVPIKDFGNDSSISSELNSKFEGSFQNSLLSFDNFNLEDVMKHGTKLLGSASRDYDFTPSDTYSSHYIHQLSNLKNRLGLAGEYLDDELMHDLGDQSSPHHRPSPISLHPEQEANQSSVGALNSPNESDDLSHLSARQRNALKRKAKQMKSSQKVRVIDVAPNINQQSSKTAKSDPNSAPEYNFTAQSQSDKLVVEQKAPVVPSAAVAVTSDSVWPFKTLVELLLVDMFDPAWEIRHGACMGLREIIRFAGFGYGREVGKSLQENNELNTKYFNDLLCRIACVFALDRFGDYLADQVVAPIRESVSQVLGVALIYVPDTSVHAMYKILHSLVFQNELGLSHRVWEAAHGGMLGIKYLVAMKYPMFFSQPSYLDSLIDIVIQGLANNDDDVRAVSALTLLPVADKLVAGKLDSCRQLLNVLWDCLDDVKDDLSSSTASVMDLLSCLCSFAEVMELMQENANSDSKRSFRTLVPRLFYLMRYTLSGVRRSVIYALSKFVFTKTPKLNSWITGLSLRLCFQNVLLEQQDDIFQSSFDLAHDIIDALFFHGTDKFTEMMKPHIESMLKVTMTPIGSTRHPYPIDTSLLIKPSGQPYAIRSTAQDRNSKFMFDLPSRRKQRRHAEYDSGSSFSHSVDEPMLNGDVEFVGEERMLRCRLGAASILGAILGRWKRDEILPVFESPLKLCLSSAFSTPVVLCSRLIEEFFAFQDSSLTTQKEKFHQMLCDQFTIIPRETYANLVPQLHIVRAQCNALLNTFVDLGRASRSKIPVLAVVVKGDADAGPNAFGIDDAEKIIGPTFESLFSMLSPSQKSVSAKTFNEMKLLVSDEVSMYRDHKDTIDIQCAAALASGIVSYEKLPKKLNPIIKGIMESIKKESFSCLQRHSAMAMMKLISSCYRESRQNISEKIVKNLCAYVCMDTSETPIFEELDKRGILSISNSESEIEEVDGEKIGKNPLGDIDERRRTRSSSTEKDAAILQRVGAQLTLQLMATTFRSRLFEDVPVLSQCLFSPIKRFAEEGLPLDADGKKDHTFGQDLLDAMSILRFLVPHLHADLCGYITDILPNLLSAVCSEYNSIRFMVAKCLASISDSATAGSKALRILVESIIPLLGDPTNTTHRQGAIECIYQVVQRLGVRVLPYVLYLIIPLLGRMSDSDKDVRTLATSSFATLVKLVPLEAGIPDPVDLPQELIDSREKERRFLEQMLNPTKVDSFVMPVAINADLRKYQQEGVNWLAFLNKYELHGILCDDMGLGKTLQTICVVASDHHNRQKAFEETKSPRYAHAPSLVVCPSTLAGHWQQELLTYAPFLKVLLYVGPPTDRTKLRKQLKAVDVVVTSYDICRNDMDSLVKVDWNYCVLDEGHVIKNARAKLTKAVKCIRSYHRLILSGTPIQNNVLELWSLFDFLMPGFLGSEKVFHERFVKPIAASRDAKSSSKERERGTLALEAIHKQVLPFLLRRLKEDVLADLPPKIIQDYYCEMSDLQRKLHNDFISQLNINEELEADVGEEENKKHAKKKSPKGHIFQALQYMRKLCNHPALILTEKHPKRGEISKQLQKEHSTLHDLKHAPKLMALGQLLKDCGIGDSSYNGGGVDSTLTNPVSEHRVLIFCQLKDMLDMVEKDLLRATMPSVSYMRLDGSVEPTKRQEAVTKFNNDPSIDVLLLTTHVGGLGLNLTGADTVIFVEHDWNPMRDLQAMDRAHRIGQKKVVNVYRLITKDCLEEKIMGLQRFKMNVASTVVNQQNNGLASIGPDQILDLFDTNADEQKEDEKKQKILDTDNQGLSANSKKALEGLPEMWDETQYDEFNLDGFISSLPKEAQ; from the coding sequence ATGACTACACGCTTGGATCGATTGGTGGTGTTGCTGGACAACGGTTCTACATCAGTCGTTCGTGAAGCCGCTGCGAAACAAATTGCTGATATTCAAAAGGCACATCCGGTTGAGCTCTATAATTTACTGGGCCGTGTCGTCCCCTACTTGAAATCGAAGAATTGGGACACCCGCGTTGCAGCTGCAAAAGCCATTGGAGGTATAGCTGAAAGTGTCCCAGTATGGAATCCAAATGAAGAGGTTGTAAAAACCGAGaccaaagaagaagaagatgaagttGGAAATACTATTTCCAATTCGGTGACGAACCAAAATGAAGAGCAAAAGTCAGACACCACTGTTCCTTCCGATGAACAGGCACCTAAGGTGAAGGAGGAAGAAGTGGAACAATCATCGACCGCTGAAGATTATACACAGCAATCAAAGGATACCTCAGGTGAAAgtgatgaaaaaagtaaaattgTTCCCGGGTTGCAGGAATTTGAAGAGAAGCGGCTATCTAGTCGTTCTCACTCATTCAATAACCTGGTTCCTATAAAAGATTTTGGGAATGACTCTTCCATATCATCGGAACTAAACTCCAAGTTTGAAGGAAGCTTTCAGaattctttgctttcttttgataatttCAATTTGGAAGACGTCATGAAGCACGGTACGAAGTTACTAGGCAGTGCTAGTCGCGACTATGATTTTACTCCGTCAGACACTTATTCTTCTCACTATATTCATCAATTATCCAACCTCAAAAATCGTTTAGGGCTCGCTGGCGAGTATTTAGACGATGAACTCATGCATGATTTGGGTGATCAATCTTCCCCACACCATAGACCTTCCCCCATATCTTTACATCCTGAACAGGAGGCTAATCAATCCTCGGTTGGTGCCTTGAATAGCCCGAATGAGTCTGATGATTTATCTCATTTGTCTGCTCGTCAGCGTAATGCTTTGAAACGTAAAGccaaacaaatgaaaagctcTCAAAAAGTTCGTGTTATTGACGTGGCTCCCAACATCAATCAGCAATCCTCAAAAACAGCCAAATCGGATCCCAATTCCGCTCCTGAGTACAATTTCACCGCTCAATCTCAGTCAGATAAACTTGTTGTGGAACAAAAGGCTCCAGTTGTGCCATCTGCCGCTGTTGCAGTTACTAGCGACTCTGTTTGGCCTTTTAAAACTCTTGTCGAATTGCTTTTAGTGGATATGTTTGATCCTGCTTGGGAAATAAGACATGGTGCTTGTATGGGTTTACGTGAGATTATAAGGTTTGCAGGTTTTGGATATGGACGTGAGGTGGGTAAAAGCttacaagaaaataacGAATTGAATACCAAATATTTTAATGATCTTTTATGCCGTATTGCTtgtgtttttgctttggaCAGATTTGGAGATTACTTGGCTGATCAAGTCGTCGCGCCTATACGTGAATCGGTTAGTCAGGTGCTCGGTGTTGCCCTTATTTATGTACCCGACACTTCAGTTCATGCGATGTATAAGATACTCcattctttggtttttcaaaatgaacTTGGTCTCAGTCATAGGGTATGGGAAGCTGCACATGGTGGTATGCTTGGTATTAAGTACCTAGTGGCGATGAAATATCCCATGTTCTTTTCCCAACCATCCTATCTAGACAGCCTAATTGATATAGTAATTCAAGGTTTAGCCAATAATGACGACGACGTTCGTGCGGTTAGTGCATTAACCTTGTTACCGGTTGCTGATAAACTTGTCGCTGGTAAACTGGATTCATGCCGTCAACTACTTAACGTCTTATGGGATTGTTTGGATGATGTTAAAGATGATCTTTCTTCGTCAACGGCTAGTGTCATGGATCTTTTGTCTTGTTTATGTTCTTTTGCGGAAGTAATGGAACTTATGCAAGAAAATGCAAACTCTGATTCAAAACGTTCTTTTAGGACTCTAGTTCCGCGACTTTTTTACTTGATGCGATATACCCTCAGTGGTGTTCGAAGATCAGTCATCTACGCGCTGAGTAAGTTCGTCTTTACTAAAACTCCAAAATTGAATAGCTGGATTACAGGGTTAAGTTTACGACTTTGTTTTCAGAATGTTTTGCTTGAACAACAAGATGACATCTTTCAgtcttcttttgatttggCGCATGACATTATTgatgctttgttttttcatgGGACGGACAAGTTCACTGAAATGATGAAGCCACATATTGAATCGATGCTCAAAGTTACCATGACTCCTATAGGTTCCACGCGACATCCCTACCCAATCGATACATCGTTACTTATAAAACCATCTGGTCAACCATACGCCATACGAAGTACTGCTCAGGACCGTAATTCTAAATTTATGTTCGACTTACCCTCGCGTAGAAAACAGAGACGACATGCAGAGTATGATTCTGGTTCATCATTTTCACACTCTGTTGATGAGCCTATGTTAAATGGTGATGTAGAGTTCGTTGGTGAAGAGCGTATGTTGAGATGTCGTTTAGGGGCTGCATCCATTTTGGGTGCAATTTTAGGCCGCTGGAAAAGAGATGAAATACTTCCCGTATTTGAATCACCCTTGAAGCTGTGCCTTTCATCTGCATTTTCTACTCCCGTTGTACTTTGTTCAAGGTTGatagaagaattttttgcttttcaagaTTCCTCTCTTACgactcaaaaagaaaagtttcatCAAATGCTTTGTGACCAATTTACAATCATTCCTCGCGAAACGTATGCTAATTTAGTACCGCAATTACATATCGTCAGGGCGCAATGTAATGCACTTTTAAATACATTCGTAGATTTAGGACGTGCCTCAAGGTCTAAAATACCTGTACTAGCTGTTGTTGTGAAGGGTGATGCAGATGCTGGTCCTAATGCTTTTGGTATTGATGATGCTGAGAAAATAATTGGCCCTACATTTGAGTCATTATTTAGCATGCTTTCACCATCACAAAAATCTGTGTCTGCTAAAACTTTCAATGAGATGAAGCTATTAGTCAGTGATGAGGTTTCAATGTATAGGGATCACAAGGATACTATTGATATCCAATGTGCTGCTGCTCTCGCATCTGGTATAGTCTCTTATGAAAAATTACCGAAGAAATTAAATCCGATTATCAAGGGTATTATGGAATCTATAAAGAAGGAGAGTTTCTCTTGTCTACAAAGGCATTCAGCGATGGCTATGATGAAACTAATATCTTCATGTTATAGAGAGTCTCGCCAAAatatttctgaaaaaatAGTAAAGAATTTATGTGCTTATGTTTGCATGGATACTTCTGAAACTCctatatttgaagaattggacAAGCGAGGTATATTGTCAATTTCCAATAGCGAATCCGAGATTGAAGAAGTTGACGGCGAGAAAATTGGCAAAAATCCTTTAGGGGATATCGATGAGCGCCGTAGGACTCGGTCTAGTAGCACTGAAAAGGATGCAgcaattcttcaaaggGTTGGTGCTCAATTAACACTTCAGTTAATGGCAACAACTTTTCGTAGTCGATTATTTGAAGACGTTCCTGTACTGTCACAATGCTTGTTTTCTCCAATTAAACGATTCGCTGAAGAAGGACTTCCCTTAGATGCGGATGGTAAAAAAGACCATACTTTCGGTCAGGACTTACTTGATGCCATGTCTATTCTTCGGTTTTTGGTTCCTCATTTACATGCCGATTTATGTGGTTATATAACAGATATTTTACCAAATTTGCTTTCAGCTGTGTGCTCCGAATACAATTCTATAAGATTTATGGTTGCAAAGTGCCTTGCTTCAATATCTGACTCTGCTACGGCTGGTTCTAAAGCATTACGAATACTGGTTGAGAGTATAATTCCTTTACTGGGTGATCCGACTAATACTACACATAGGCAAGGTGCTATTGAATGCATTTACCAAGTGGTGCAGCGACTTGGCGTTCGTGTTTTACCTTATGTGTTGTACCTTATTATTCCCCTTTTAGGTAGGATGAGTGATTCTGATAAAGATGTGAGAACTCTAGCTACTTCATCATTTGCAACGCTCGTCAAACTAGTACCTCTCGAAGCGGGTATTCCAGATCCTGTTGATCTTCCCCAGGAACTTATTGATAGcagagaaaaggaaaggcGTTTTCTCGAGCAGATGTTAAATCCTACAAAGGTTGACTCTTTTGTAATGCCTGTCGCTATAAATGCGGACCTTAGGAAGTATCAACAAGAAGGTGTCAACTGGTTGGCATTTTTAAACAAATACGAGTTACATGGTATCCTTTGTGACGATATGGGTCTTGGAAAAACGTTACAAACAATATGTGTAGTAGCCAGTGATCATCACAATCGTcagaaagcttttgaagaaaccaaaagcCCCAGATATGCTCATGCGCCTTCTCTGGTTGTTTGTCCGTCAACGTTAGCTGGGCATTGGCAGCAAGAACTACTAACGTATGCGCCATTTTTGAAGGTTCTATTATATGTAGGACCTCCCACTGACCGTACGAAATTGCGAAAACAACTTAAAGCGGTGGATGTTGTGGTAACCTCCTATGACATTTGCCGGAATGACATGGATTCTCTTGTCAAAGTCGATTGGAATTACTGCGTATTGGATGAAGGCCATGTCATAAAAAATGCCCGTGCCAAACTTACTAAAGCAGTTAAGTGTATAAGATCGTATCACCGACTTATTCTATCTGGTACTCCAATTCAAAACAACGTTTTGGAGCTTTGGTCTCTCTTTGACTTTCTAATGCCTGGCTTTTTGGGTTctgaaaaagtatttcaTGAAAGGTTTGTGAAACCAATTGCTGCAAGTCGAGATGCGAAGAGTTCATCCAAAGAAAGGGAAAGAGGTACATTGGCTTTAGAAGCAATACATAAGCAAGTCCTTCCTTTCTTGTTGCGTCgattaaaagaagatgtCTTAGCCGACTTACCTCCTAAAATTATTCAGGACTATTATTGTGAGATGAGCGATTTACAACGGAAACTCCATAACGATTTTATCTCTCAATTAAATATAAACGAGGAGCTTGAAGCTGACGTGGGTGAagaggaaaacaaaaagcatgcgaaaaagaaatcaccAAAGGGACACATTTTCCAAGCATTGCAATACATGCGTAAACTTTGCAATCACCCTGCTCTAATATTGACTGAGAAACATCCCAAACGTGGTGAAATCTCGAAgcaattacaaaaagagCACAGTACTCTTCATGATCTTAAACATGCTCCAAAATTGATGGCGCTTGGTCAATTACTTAAAGACTGTGGTATAGGTGATTCCTCGTATAATGGTGGAGGGGTTGATTCAACATTAACTAATCCTGTGAGTGAACATCGGGTACTTATTTTCTGTCAACTTAAAGATATGCTAGACATGGTTGAGAAAGATCTTTTACGAGCTACTATGCCAAGTGTTTCTTATATGAGACTTGATGGTTCTGTTGAGCCCACCAAACGCCAGGAGGCTGTAACGAAATTTAATAACGATCCTTCCATTGACGTTCTATTATTAACTACACATGTCGGTGGTTTAGGCTTGAACTTGACAGGTGCCGATACTGTCATTTTCGTTGAGCATGACTGGAATCCTATGCGTGACTTGCAAGCAATGGATAGAGCACATCGTATCGGACAGAAGAAAGTTGTAAATGTATATCGATTGATTACTAAGGATTGCCTTGAAGAGAAGATTATGGGTTTGCAACGGTTTAAGATGAATGTTGCGTCGACTGTCGTTAATCAGCAAAACAATGGACTAGCGTCTATAGGACCAGACCAGATATTAGATTTGTTTGATACCAATGCCGACGAGCAGAAAGAGgatgagaaaaaacaaaagattttggACACCGATAACCAAGGTCTAAGTGCtaattcaaagaaagcCTTGGAAGGGTTACCGGAAATGTGGGATGAAACACAATATGATGAGTTTAATTTGGATGGATTTATATCCTCATTGCCCAAGGAAGCTCAATAA
- the pal2 gene encoding pal1 family early clathrin mediated endocytosis factor, meiosis specific Pal2 has product MKDNNPFSESTFRNFVDHSTKEPYIDHDHDQEFSKLGYLVFRSFVQPDDDKFSERPERKLSLGKANLDRYLDHPNYPYDPALMQHNAGPRLNTRSLRAKNNHLRKQPAVKPRLIIEDRGFRSRPNQINIPGGNVSMPGYDRIDQLDTSNSYLGDFGVHHDGPFEPCCKHRNLDISTSPVAAFSENSEANSLSALIPKDKSEEDLASENVVWEGANNNTYGSPSYVEQDSSHSNNQESESLLSNNDGRQQSENHLQRKASFLDRLRHNCKKKLSSGGTK; this is encoded by the exons ATGAAGGACAACAACCCCTTTTCAGAGTCAACATTTAGGAACTTTGTTGACCATTCAACAAAGGAACCATACATAGACCATGACCATGACCAAGAGTTTAGCAAACTTGGTTATCTTGTG TTTCGTTCATTTGTACAACCAGACGATGATAAATTCTCTGAAAGGCCCGAACGAAAGCTTTCACTGGGTAAAGCGAATTTGGACAGGTATCTAGATCATCCCAATTATCCTTACGATCCAGCTTTAATGCAGCACAATGCTGGTCCTCGGTTGAACACACGATCACTGCGAgcaaaaaacaatcatttGAGAAAGCAACCCGCCGTGAAACCTAGACTTATCATCGAAGATAGAGGGTTTAGGAGCAGGCCTAACCAGATAAATATACCTGGAGGAAACGTTTCTATGCCGGGGTATGATAGAATTGATCAATTAGATACATCTAATTCGTATCTTGGTGATTTTG GCGTTCATCATGATGGCCCGTTCGAACCATGTTGCAAGCACCGAAATTTGGATATTAGTACCAGTCCAGTCGCTGCTTTTTCGGAAAACAGTGAAGCTAACAGCTTAAGTGCTCTCATTCCAAAAGATAAATCCGAAGAAGATTTGGCTTCGGAAAACGTTGTATGGGAAGGGGCCAATAATAATACCTACGGTTCACCATCTTATGTTGAGCAAGATAGCTCACATTCTAATAATCAAGAGAGCGAATCCTTGTTGAGTAACAATGATGGCAGACAGCAATCAGAAAACCATTTGCAACGAAaagcttcatttttggaCCGTTTGCGACACAACTGTAAGAAAAAGTTATCCAGCGGCGGTACAAAGTAA
- the ppk30 gene encoding Ark1/Prk1 family protein kinase Ppk30, with amino-acid sequence MTEVWSKNQVIGKDFRPVSRTQGPSNFSNMPPASSAFIPMDFYTRIPPNTKLIVGSHTVTVIRYLSEGGFSHVYLVETQDKRCCVLKRIHVPDKAALQLVHGEIETMKRLKGHRHIVNYIDSNALYSNSANRYEVFLLMEYCAGGGLIDFMNTRLQTRLTESEILKILADVCDAVAAMHYLDPPLIHRDLKIENVLLVAPNLYKLCDFGSACETIPPAATPESRLLVEKNIAAYTTPQYRCPEMIDLNRQQGIDEKSDIWAIGVLAYKLCYYTTPFETVGSPAILKASFSIPPFPKYSDRMKRFIATCLQEQPSHRPNIYQTLKEIMEMRGAPLLLSDIYGGVNASTFNPPKAPLFRTPSGRLQPASSLHSHGSLPPIPISRPSIAPKHSGQSFDRSFSRPSRTPPSQHFDQNKQNIASTTADDSYNQNVTSTGPIIPKRNLDDFRSQLKHGDILNDNAKNNQQGNDQTDEVDILSRYPSVDELDKQVGNKKVVQPLPILDAKKSGTVANQSASSTLLPLLSEKKSVRSQSSDHPPFKEVESICTNDAGKQKSFSSVHSPVPQLPSLNTSSSDKHKELSQDHGPSSSFSFLHKETAPIPKRVDNVDSKDVVQNHRPLHSESDHWKPYKFNQSHTPLRMEADMDRDLNNKSQSSLNNYSYPGEKDIPVQASPLSVSSYDEDIMKGVEDLVLFNDKHDRTSSPESESFEVQSNVEFLKSLGSHGRQSSSDISRTQRLQKSITAKLEKVKTNELNKKDLRSTSNSFSKPRKQGHASRLLSGKFGDAFKKFEFGNEKALRKSRDSPIKETSNSEFALVSPNPSEPSELSDDWKVESEDLPQVHENIRQYRNLSEPNQIKRATSVARSGFNRTERNSPEPKLVSPVKSNLIQERVRQLLDRGAKNSLDDFSDSENGDHTPSNLQRPHIERPLPKPANLRGQPLDA; translated from the coding sequence ATGACTGAAGTCTGGTCTAAAAATCAAGTCATAGGCAAGGACTTTCGGCCCGTATCTAGGACCCAAGGTCCTTCTAATTTCTCTAATATGCCTCCGGCTTCTTCTGCATTCATTCCAATGGATTTTTACACAAGGATCCCACCAAATACCAAGCTTATTGTCGGCAGCCATACAGTTACGGTCATCCGGTATCTTAGTGAAGGTGGGTTTTCACATGTTTATCTCGTGGAAACCCAGGATAAGCGGTGTTGCGTTTTGAAACGCATCCACGTCCCCGACAAAGCCGCCCTTCAACTGGTACACGGAGAAATTGAAACGATGAAACGTCTTAAGGGCCATCGCCATATAGTGAATTATATAGATTCGAACGCTTTATATTCAAATTCGGCAAACCGTTATGAGGTCTTTTTATTGATGGAGTATTGCGCAGGGGGTGGCCTCATTGATTTTATGAACACTAGACTTCAAACTCGTTTAACAGAAAgtgaaattttgaaaattttggcAGATGTGTGTGATGCGGTTGCTGCTATGCATTATTTGGACCCACCTTTAATTCACCGAGATCttaaaattgaaaatgttttgttaGTTGCTCCAAACTTATATAAACTTTGCGATTTTGGTAGTGCTTGTGAAACAATACCACCTGCAGCCACACCAGAATCGAGATTATTGGtcgaaaaaaatattgcAGCGTATACGACTCCTCAGTACCGTTGCCCAGAAATGATTGATTTGAACCGGCAACAAGGTATCGACGAAAAGAGTGACATTTGGGCAATTGGCGTCCTCGCTTACAAACTTTGCTATTATACAACTCCATTTGAAACCGTTGGAAGTCCTGCTATTCTGAAAGCTTCATTCTCCATCCCTCCTTTTCCGAAATACAGTGACCGTATGAAAAGGTTTATTGCTACATGTCTTCAAGAGCAGCCATCGCATCGTCCCAATATATATCAAACTTTAAAGGAAATTATGGAAATGCGTGGCGCACCTCTACTACTTTCGGATATTTATGGGGGTGTGAATGCTTCAACTTTTAACCCACCGAAAGCACCTCTTTTCAGAACACCTTCTGGCCGACTACAGCCTGCTTCCTCCTTGCACTCACATGGATCGCTTCCTCCTATTCCTATTTCTCGTCCGTCCATAGCACCAAAGCATTCTGGACAGTCATTTGACCGCTCCTTTAGCCGGCCGAGTCGGACACCGCCCTCTCAGCATTTTgatcaaaataaacaaaacatagCATCCACAACTGCTGATGACAGCTATAACCAAAACGTCACTTCAACCGGCCCAATCAtcccaaaaagaaatttggaTGACTTTCGGTCTCAACTTAAACATGGTGACATCCTTAATGACAATGCTAAAAATAATCAACAAGGCAATGATCAAACTGATGAAGTTGATATTCTTTCACGCTATCCTAGTGTTGATGAATTAGATAAGCAAGTTGGTAACAAAAAAGTTGTTCAGCCGCTTCCTATACTTGATGCCAAAAAAAGCGGTACTGTTGCCAACCAATCTGCTTCTTCAACGTTACTCCCGTTGTTATCTGAAAAGAAGTCGGTCCGGTCTCAATCATCAGATCACCCGCCTTTCAAGGAAGTGGAATCTATTTGCACAAATGATGCGGGTAAacagaaaagtttttcaagtGTACATTCGCCTGTTCCTCAACTTCCCTCTTTAAATACGTCTTCTTCTGACAAGCACAAAGAGTTATCTCAAGATCATGGCCCTTcgtcttcgttttcatttcttcataaGGAAACTGCTCCAATTCCCAAGCGGGTTGATAATGTTGACTCAAAAGATGttgttcaaaatcatcGTCCTCTACATTCAGAATCTGATCATTGGAAGCCATATAAATTTAACCAAAGTCATACACCGTTAAGAATGGAAGCCGATATGGATAGGGATTTGAATAATAAATCCCAAAGTTCTTTAAATAACTATTCGTACCCAGGAGAGAAAGATATTCCTGTTCAAGCATCTCCATTAAGTGTATCCTCTTATGATGAGGATATTATGAAAGGAGTTGAAGATTTGgttctttttaatgataaaCATGATCGAACAAGTTCTCCTGAGAGTGAATCATTCGAAGTTCAGTCGAACGTTGAATTCTTGAAAAGTTTGGGATCCCATGGTCGtcaatcttcttcagaTATTTCACGTACACAAAGGCTGCAAAAGTCGATAACTGCCAAgcttgaaaaagtaaaaacaaatgaactAAATAAGAAGGATTTACGATCCACGTCTAATAGCTTTAGCAAACCCAGAAAGCAAGGGCATGCTTCCAGATTGTTGTCTGGTAAATTTGGTGatgctttcaaaaagtttgaatTTGGAAATGAGAAAGCACTTAGAAAATCCCGTGATTCACCCATAAAGGAGACATCGAATTCTGAGTTTGCACTTGTCAGCCCAAACCCGTCTGAACCATCTGAACTATCTGATGATTGGAAAGTAGAAAGTGAAGACTTACCTCAGGTCCACGAAAATATTCGCCAATATCGAAATCTCTCTGAGCCTAATCAAATTAAAAGAGCTACTAGTGTAGCTAGATCAGGATTCAATCGAACTGAGAGAAATTCTCCAGAACCAAAATTGGTTAGTCCAGTGAAGTCTAATTTAATCCAAGAAAGAGTTCGACAGTTGTTAGATCGAGGCGCAAAGAACTCTTTGGATGATTTCTCGGACAGCGAGAATGGTGATCATACGCCATCTAATCTACAAAGGCCTCATATTGAACGACCTTTACCGAAACCTGCAAACCTACGTGGACAACCTCTTGATGCTTAG